One Beggiatoa leptomitoformis DNA segment encodes these proteins:
- a CDS encoding choice-of-anchor D domain-containing protein, translating into MLLHHLLRLSVLVFLLFSTVVYAQYNEHRFPSPFLIDTPIQDNDKPIEIKADIIIVNAALSSTQAIHLLAKQKLVINAPLRSPAIYLQSEQILEINSEINATTSVALGGTIQVLSQYIDVSEFALLDASGFMQGGSILIGGDFKGLGKLNTAQQTHVHPAARIRNNGAEQGGKVIIWSDNITQFAGSIQAIGDKQGGFVEVSSQDKLTFQGNIDVSALSATGQQGTLLLDPTDLTIGSVDSPAGTLADNKILFADTPTTMTISATTLGSLSGTIILQASNNIIFNQAVNFTNPNTVLQVEAGNEIRLNNPISTSSSVAVTFTAGMGILGDSHITTKGGAIKLTSENGNISLGNLDSSTDSSTVLANAGDISILASNGSVTLANLFADSSFSSGVAGNGGNITLEANNDVTVDILSGQINSASVCNTSCSTVGMGGNVRIVTTAGNLSLPDVVSRSFVVGSTISVNKAGDITLEAFSHNISAGNIDATSRTTSTGSANEGGNVVINVGGNVLAGYITTSSLSSTNTQQAGNVTINALSGAVSLSSIEAQSAMGTGIGGEIQVIVKSLAISGSTTNPVLSIDATGGASSGVVQITLKDKPFIVGDGSVNGTYRDIKSGLDLIDNSVPPNNFSVSYNIGNIFINFESIVTTAADSGVGSLRQAILDTNATAGKDLISFNISPTTNCPHTIALTASLPAISDPLIIDGYAQPSATENTLTTGNNANLCVVLEGSGIVGPSDGLSFSPSATGSLVQGLVINNFNTAGISSLADYLDIQGNFIGINQAGTAAAPNGKGISLDANYIDIGGAYPASSNIISGNTNDGIYLISRKFFNIQGNYIGTDRSVTNAVANGGNGIVLSSVKNFLIGGNYPSAGNVIAGNGGLAILSEVTTNTGIIQYNQIGTSTIANGAAIQLNAQGFVTVTDNIIQNNNSDGINIADSDNNIVYNDIFNNADFGIVLQTSANNNLLSENQIYANGGLGIDLSSDGVSPNDSPEIPVVGGNQLQNYPVLTLADGSNISGTLTSYASESFTLEFFASSTADGTGYGEGEVFLGSTTATTDASGNASFSFPYTSQGSKPFITATATRSNNNTSEFSQAISECSFSDINLTSAADSGAGSLRNAVSTICPNYTIFLNGNNPVLSSEIVIDKVLKIQGAGIISGGNITRLFQVTTNGELTLENLKLIQGSVAGDGGAINNANLTNLKGVTLSNNTSISGLGGAVWTCSTCTLNVLDSVFNNNNATGVFYGGAIYADGLSNIANSTFAQNSAEKGGAIYVPASATLNASNNTISTNTTTVNGGGIYNSGGNVNLRNTLIADNSSSGTSPDVFGVFNSSDNNLIQTITGSSGWIANDITGNAATLGTLSGSPLRLPLLAGSLAINAGNPSSCTFISTGTNPLFTNSATINTDQVGTTRPQVSTPALAARCDIGSFEFNGTFCQAQSQISETECLVLLDIYANNNGAGWIDSATNNWGATLTPCTTWTGVTCSAGKVISIIRNAQNLTGTIPTLSSLTALTKLDLGSNTLTGSIPTTLPNTLQDLLLSHNSLSGTIPSLPTGLISLNVSDNQLIGTVPALPSGLLTLNLGVNQLTALTLPLPSLTTLIINDNKFSGTVPTLPNSLVTFYAQGNAFAGIFPSIAGLTALTALDIGYNAIVATQAGEQALVESKQTGWGNTQTVPPQNLTATALSSTEIKLTWTAIPYIADGGGYKIYYSTLPIAGGGSYIQIATTADKTTNSFIVTGLTPATSYYFALVTATPIHANNINSLLSGYSTEASATTLSVAVTNARYASMPIVNSLIDFGTVDIGGTLTTDIVISEVGDAMLSVDFSGLTGANASDFSLVSPVFPFTIADGAAPQTVTIKCTPSTAGIKNATLTLISNDTSLPSPVYTLQCVGNAPVVSTPVYSSTPLPNSVIQFGTQLIGTTAVQTFSIAEAGNADLVLNSYTLTGVNASDFSLVNPTFPLTLIDGSPTQNVTLHCQPSADGLREAVLTFLTNDLTQPTPSYTLHCTGSTTPVAGYSSLPLVGNVINVGSVLLGKTTSSHLTISEIGTATLTVSTATITGVDSNVFSIETLNLPLNIADGASAQSLMMSCTPESIGEKTATLSLNTNDPTQTTVSYPLTCTGLAPTQTNQAPSDIFLSSNSVMESQPASTAVGNLSTLDADSDDTHSYRLLDNANGLFTLIGNTLYTTTVLSASNTPSLTIRVISTDSGGLSVTKTFVISVTAKVIVDDTPTMQGEIVTGSGARGNNLIVDAPENLVLTGRLLVPPALIGQLADILVVYSWHDITNTLQHSVSINLAQNTPLQADTQWQLFAGNLAFLTGYYDVEFGYRLNNQAVKTRIIQLQVNTNRAPTAIQLSNTQVEEFSVPNQVIGVLSSHDLDKEDHFHYSLLDTVDGRFAIEGNQLVVKNGALINYSQQQTHQITIRSTDVAGASYEQSFILSVEDLQLPADAVVITHNNVLENSVNGVPVGRLLTHQHEGEQYRYTLLNDANGVFMLVNDVLYVADSEALDYESTVREFTLKVRSESLKTDETLEANITLYVQNMIDAQTIGQLWAGVETTTAIASPIKNTDVISVTLQTVIDRTHRGQAGDYFIAAFLIHPDGIVTTDYLLTPTGWKGWDGRLSNLEGTPKANFATYYKDIIWQGALTGFVGYVAIYSGYRVANSDALVVGKPMVFKVEN; encoded by the coding sequence ATTGCACCATTTATTACGCTTGAGTGTTTTAGTATTTCTACTTTTTTCCACCGTTGTTTATGCTCAATATAATGAGCATCGTTTCCCCAGCCCCTTCCTGATTGACACACCAATACAAGATAATGATAAACCTATAGAAATTAAGGCAGATATTATCATTGTCAATGCTGCATTAAGCTCTACGCAAGCCATCCATTTATTAGCAAAACAAAAATTAGTGATTAATGCACCTTTACGTAGTCCTGCTATTTATTTGCAATCGGAACAAATTTTAGAAATTAATAGCGAAATTAATGCAACGACTTCTGTCGCATTGGGCGGAACAATTCAAGTTTTATCGCAATATATTGATGTTTCTGAATTTGCCTTGTTGGATGCGTCGGGATTTATGCAGGGTGGAAGTATTTTGATTGGCGGTGATTTTAAGGGTTTGGGCAAATTAAACACGGCACAGCAAACCCATGTTCATCCCGCCGCTAGAATTCGGAATAATGGTGCAGAACAAGGGGGAAAGGTCATTATTTGGTCGGATAATATCACGCAGTTTGCGGGCAGTATTCAGGCAATTGGTGATAAACAAGGCGGGTTTGTTGAAGTCTCTAGTCAGGATAAATTGACCTTTCAAGGAAATATTGATGTTAGTGCGTTATCTGCGACAGGTCAGCAAGGAACACTTTTATTAGACCCCACTGATTTAACGATTGGTTCTGTTGATTCGCCAGCGGGAACACTGGCAGATAATAAAATCCTATTCGCGGATACGCCAACTACGATGACTATCAGCGCGACAACACTGGGTAGTTTATCTGGCACAATTATTTTACAAGCATCAAATAATATTATTTTTAATCAGGCAGTTAATTTTACTAATCCCAATACTGTTTTGCAGGTTGAAGCGGGTAATGAAATTCGTCTCAATAATCCCATTAGCACGAGTAGCAGTGTTGCTGTTACGTTTACGGCGGGTATGGGGATTCTTGGGGATAGTCACATTACCACGAAAGGCGGCGCGATTAAGCTCACTAGTGAAAATGGCAATATTTCATTAGGCAATTTAGATAGTTCTACCGATAGTTCGACGGTTTTAGCAAACGCAGGTGATATTAGTATTCTTGCAAGTAATGGCAGTGTTACGTTGGCTAATCTATTTGCGGATAGCTCTTTTAGCAGTGGTGTTGCTGGAAATGGGGGGAACATTACGCTAGAAGCGAATAATGATGTTACGGTTGACATACTAAGCGGACAAATAAATAGCGCATCGGTTTGCAATACGTCTTGTTCAACAGTGGGTATGGGGGGAAATGTTCGCATTGTTACGACGGCAGGAAATTTAAGTTTACCTGATGTTGTTAGTCGTTCTTTTGTCGTGGGTTCAACTATAAGCGTAAATAAAGCGGGCGATATTACCTTAGAGGCTTTTAGTCATAACATAAGCGCGGGCAATATTGATGCGACTTCGCGAACAACCTCGACTGGGTCTGCGAATGAGGGAGGTAACGTTGTTATCAATGTCGGTGGAAATGTATTAGCGGGGTATATTACAACCTCTTCTCTTTCATCCACAAATACCCAGCAAGCGGGGAATGTCACGATAAATGCGCTCAGTGGCGCGGTGTCGCTGTCTAGTATTGAAGCACAAAGTGCTATGGGTACAGGCATTGGGGGTGAAATTCAAGTTATTGTAAAAAGCTTAGCTATTTCAGGTTCTACTACAAATCCTGTATTGAGTATTGATGCAACGGGTGGGGCAAGTTCTGGGGTTGTACAAATTACGCTTAAAGATAAACCGTTTATTGTGGGTGATGGCAGTGTCAATGGTACTTATCGAGATATTAAATCAGGGCTTGATTTGATTGATAATTCAGTCCCTCCTAATAATTTTTCTGTGTCTTATAACATCGGCAATATTTTTATTAATTTTGAGTCCATTGTAACGACTGCGGCGGATAGTGGTGTGGGGTCTTTACGCCAAGCCATTTTGGATACGAATGCAACTGCTGGTAAAGATTTAATTTCTTTTAATATTTCTCCAACCACGAATTGTCCTCATACCATTGCGCTAACGGCTTCGTTACCCGCGATTTCAGACCCTCTTATCATTGATGGCTACGCGCAACCAAGTGCAACGGAAAATACGCTTACCACAGGGAATAACGCGAATTTATGCGTGGTATTAGAGGGGTCGGGGATTGTTGGCCCGAGTGATGGACTGAGTTTTTCACCCAGTGCAACGGGAAGTCTGGTTCAAGGCTTGGTGATTAATAATTTTAATACGGCAGGCATTAGTAGCCTTGCTGACTATCTTGATATACAAGGTAATTTTATCGGGATTAATCAAGCAGGCACGGCGGCTGCACCAAATGGTAAGGGTATTTCTCTGGATGCTAATTATATCGACATCGGGGGCGCATATCCTGCCTCAAGCAATATTATTTCTGGCAATACAAACGATGGTATTTATTTAATTAGCCGAAAATTTTTTAATATTCAAGGTAATTATATTGGCACAGATAGAAGTGTTACCAATGCTGTTGCAAATGGCGGAAATGGCATTGTTTTATCTAGTGTTAAAAACTTTTTAATTGGTGGTAATTATCCTTCCGCAGGCAATGTCATTGCGGGTAATGGTGGATTGGCGATTCTGTCAGAAGTGACGACCAATACGGGTATAATTCAATATAATCAAATTGGTACTAGCACTATTGCGAATGGTGCAGCGATTCAGTTAAATGCTCAAGGGTTTGTCACGGTCACAGATAACATTATCCAAAACAATAATAGTGATGGAATTAATATTGCCGATAGTGACAATAATATTGTTTATAATGATATTTTTAATAATGCCGATTTTGGGATTGTTCTGCAAACCAGTGCGAATAATAACTTACTATCGGAAAATCAAATTTATGCGAATGGCGGATTAGGGATTGATTTATCGAGTGATGGCGTAAGTCCAAACGATAGCCCTGAAATACCTGTTGTCGGTGGAAATCAACTCCAAAACTATCCTGTTTTAACCCTCGCAGATGGGTCTAATATCAGTGGAACATTAACTAGTTATGCAAGCGAAAGTTTTACCTTGGAATTTTTTGCCAGTAGCACCGCCGATGGAACAGGCTATGGTGAAGGTGAAGTTTTTTTAGGTTCAACGACCGCCACGACAGATGCCAGTGGTAATGCAAGTTTTAGCTTTCCTTATACATCACAAGGGAGTAAGCCATTTATTACCGCGACAGCAACCCGTAGCAATAATAATACGTCGGAATTTTCTCAGGCAATTTCCGAATGTAGCTTTAGCGATATTAATCTAACCAGTGCTGCTGACAGTGGCGCAGGTTCATTACGCAATGCAGTCAGCACGATTTGTCCTAATTACACCATCTTTTTAAATGGTAATAATCCTGTCTTAAGCAGCGAGATAGTGATTGATAAGGTCTTAAAAATTCAAGGGGCTGGCATAATTAGCGGTGGCAATATAACCCGACTTTTTCAGGTCACAACAAACGGGGAATTAACTTTAGAAAATCTTAAATTAATTCAAGGTTCTGTTGCTGGTGATGGCGGGGCAATTAATAATGCAAATCTTACAAATTTAAAAGGCGTAACGCTCAGTAATAACACCAGCATATCAGGCTTAGGGGGAGCAGTTTGGACTTGTTCTACTTGCACGTTAAACGTGTTAGACAGTGTTTTTAATAATAATAATGCGACAGGTGTTTTTTATGGTGGGGCGATTTATGCGGATGGATTAAGTAACATCGCTAACAGTACCTTTGCACAAAATAGTGCAGAAAAAGGCGGGGCGATTTATGTACCTGCCAGTGCGACATTGAACGCCAGTAATAACACCATCAGCACAAACACAACGACTGTTAATGGTGGGGGAATTTATAACAGTGGGGGAAATGTGAATTTACGTAATACCCTCATCGCAGATAACAGTAGTAGCGGTACAAGCCCTGATGTATTTGGCGTATTCAATAGCAGTGATAACAATTTAATTCAAACGATTACAGGTAGTAGTGGGTGGATAGCCAATGATATAACCGGCAATGCGGCTACGCTGGGTACACTTTCAGGTTCACCGTTACGTCTGCCTTTATTAGCAGGTAGCCTCGCGATTAATGCAGGAAATCCTAGCAGTTGTACGTTTATCAGTACAGGAACTAATCCGCTTTTTACCAACAGCGCAACGATTAATACAGACCAAGTTGGCACAACGCGCCCACAAGTATCAACGCCCGCACTTGCTGCTCGGTGTGACATTGGTTCGTTTGAATTTAATGGCACATTCTGCCAAGCACAATCCCAGATTTCTGAAACAGAATGTTTAGTGCTTTTAGATATTTATGCCAATAATAACGGTGCAGGTTGGATAGATAGCGCGACAAATAACTGGGGAGCAACACTAACCCCTTGCACAACATGGACGGGGGTAACGTGTAGTGCTGGCAAAGTTATTAGTATTATTCGTAATGCACAGAATTTAACAGGGACAATTCCAACGCTTAGTAGTTTAACAGCCTTAACCAAATTAGATTTGGGTAGCAATACGTTAACTGGCAGTATCCCAACAACCTTACCGAATACATTACAAGATTTGTTGCTATCGCATAATAGCTTATCGGGGACAATTCCAAGTTTACCTACAGGCTTGATAAGTTTAAATGTGAGTGATAATCAGCTAATTGGTACAGTCCCTGCTTTACCCAGTGGCTTGCTCACGCTTAATCTGGGTGTCAATCAACTCACCGCGTTGACACTACCCTTGCCAAGCCTTACTACTTTGATTATCAATGATAATAAGTTTTCAGGCACCGTCCCGACGCTACCTAACAGTTTGGTTACTTTTTATGCACAAGGGAATGCTTTTGCTGGTATATTTCCAAGCATTGCGGGATTAACTGCCTTAACAGCATTGGATATTGGTTATAACGCGATTGTGGCAACCCAAGCGGGTGAACAAGCGTTAGTGGAAAGTAAACAAACAGGCTGGGGAAATACGCAAACAGTTCCGCCGCAAAATCTAACCGCAACCGCGTTATCAAGCACAGAAATCAAGCTGACATGGACAGCAATCCCCTACATAGCAGATGGCGGTGGTTATAAAATTTACTACTCGACATTGCCCATCGCAGGCGGTGGCAGTTATATACAAATTGCGACAACCGCAGATAAAACCACAAATAGTTTTATCGTTACAGGGTTAACGCCTGCAACCAGTTATTACTTCGCCTTAGTAACAGCAACGCCAATACATGCCAATAATATTAATAGCTTACTTAGTGGGTATAGTACAGAAGCGTCCGCAACTACCCTCTCGGTTGCTGTTACAAATGCACGTTATGCTTCTATGCCGATTGTGAACAGTTTGATTGATTTCGGCACGGTTGATATTGGTGGCACGCTGACAACGGATATTGTGATTAGTGAAGTTGGTGATGCTATGTTATCTGTTGATTTTTCAGGGCTTACGGGTGCGAATGCAAGTGATTTTAGTCTTGTTTCTCCCGTTTTTCCGTTTACTATTGCTGACGGTGCTGCTCCGCAAACTGTCACGATAAAATGTACGCCTAGCACGGCGGGAATAAAAAACGCAACGTTGACCTTAATCAGCAATGATACTTCTCTGCCTAGCCCTGTTTATACCTTGCAATGTGTGGGAAATGCACCTGTTGTGAGTACGCCTGTTTATAGCAGTACACCGCTCCCAAATAGCGTTATTCAATTTGGTACACAATTAATTGGTACAACGGCTGTGCAAACATTCAGCATTGCTGAAGCAGGTAATGCGGATTTAGTTTTAAATAGCTATACGTTGACGGGTGTAAATGCCAGCGATTTTAGCCTAGTCAATCCAACTTTTCCGCTAACGCTGATTGATGGCAGCCCTACACAAAACGTAACGTTACACTGTCAGCCGTCTGCTGATGGTCTGCGTGAAGCCGTTTTAACATTCTTAACCAATGACCTAACCCAACCAACACCCAGCTACACATTACATTGCACTGGTTCAACAACCCCTGTTGCAGGCTATAGCTCGTTGCCGTTAGTGGGGAATGTTATTAATGTTGGAAGCGTCCTGCTTGGAAAAACAACCAGTAGTCATTTAACTATTAGCGAAATAGGGACAGCAACCTTAACAGTCAGCACTGCCACAATAACCGGTGTGGATAGCAATGTTTTTTCCATAGAGACCCTAAATTTACCGTTAAATATTGCAGATGGTGCATCTGCACAATCGTTGATGATGAGTTGCACGCCTGAAAGTATTGGCGAAAAAACAGCAACGTTAAGTCTTAATACAAATGACCCAACCCAAACAACGGTTAGTTACCCCTTAACTTGCACAGGGCTTGCGCCTACGCAGACGAATCAAGCCCCTAGCGATATTTTCTTATCCTCAAATAGCGTTATGGAATCGCAACCCGCAAGCACAGCCGTTGGTAATCTCAGCACGCTTGATGCGGATAGTGACGATACGCATAGCTATCGCTTATTAGACAATGCGAATGGTTTATTTACCCTGATAGGCAATACGCTATATACCACTACCGTTTTAAGCGCGAGCAATACGCCCAGTCTTACCATCCGCGTAATCAGCACAGACAGTGGGGGTTTATCTGTTACGAAAACCTTTGTTATCAGTGTAACCGCTAAAGTTATTGTTGATGATACACCGACAATGCAAGGCGAAATCGTTACGGGGAGCGGCGCACGTGGTAACAATCTGATTGTTGATGCCCCTGAAAATCTTGTTCTCACAGGACGTTTACTTGTTCCACCAGCCCTTATTGGGCAATTAGCTGATATTTTAGTCGTCTATAGTTGGCATGACATCACGAATACCTTGCAACACAGTGTAAGCATTAATCTTGCGCAAAATACGCCTTTACAAGCAGATACTCAGTGGCAATTATTTGCAGGAAATCTGGCTTTTTTAACAGGTTACTACGATGTTGAATTTGGTTATCGTCTGAACAATCAAGCAGTTAAAACGCGGATTATTCAACTACAAGTAAATACCAATCGCGCCCCTACTGCAATTCAACTGAGTAATACACAAGTAGAAGAGTTTAGCGTTCCAAATCAAGTGATTGGTGTATTAAGTAGTCATGACCTTGATAAAGAAGACCATTTTCATTACAGCTTGTTAGATACAGTAGATGGACGCTTTGCAATTGAGGGAAATCAATTGGTTGTGAAAAATGGGGCATTAATTAATTATAGCCAACAACAAACCCATCAAATTACGATACGCAGTACGGATGTAGCAGGAGCGTCCTACGAACAAAGCTTCATTTTATCCGTAGAAGATTTACAGTTACCTGCTGATGCGGTGGTGATTACCCATAATAATGTGTTAGAAAACAGTGTTAATGGCGTACCTGTTGGTCGTCTGCTCACCCATCAGCATGAAGGAGAACAGTATCGTTATACCTTGCTAAATGATGCAAATGGCGTATTTATGCTGGTGAATGATGTACTCTATGTTGCCGATAGCGAAGCCCTAGATTATGAAAGTACGGTACGAGAATTCACGCTTAAAGTACGCAGTGAGTCTTTAAAAACCGACGAAACCTTAGAAGCCAATATAACGCTTTATGTGCAAAATATGATTGATGCACAAACGATTGGACAACTATGGGCGGGTGTAGAAACAACAACCGCTATCGCCTCACCGATTAAAAATACGGATGTGATAAGCGTTACCCTGCAAACCGTGATAGACCGCACGCATAGAGGACAAGCAGGTGATTACTTTATTGCCGCCTTCCTCATTCATCCTGATGGTATCGTGACAACCGATTACTTACTCACACCAACAGGATGGAAAGGATGGGATGGACGATTGAGCAACCTAGAAGGAACACCAAAAGCAAACTTTGCGACTTACTACAAAGATATTATTTGGCAAGGCGCGTTAACAGGCTTTGTTGGTTACGTTGCAATTTATTCAGGTTATCGCGTGGCGAATAGTGACGCATTAGTCGTCGGTAAACCCATGGTTTTCAAGGTAGAAAACTAA